The nucleotide window GTCCAGGGAAGAGGATCGTAAGCGACTGAAGCGGGACATTCATGACGGAATCGGTTCCAATCTGGCGGCCTTTCATATGCAAACTTACAACCTGATGAAATCTATAAGGAGTGATCCGGATAAGGCCGTAAGGATCGCGGAATTGCTGCGGCAGGAAATCAAGAGCACCATTATGGAGGTACGCCGTATCGTATATGACTTGAGGCCTCATGCACTGGACGAATTGGGACTCGTCGCTGCGATTAAAGCGTATGCATCGAATTTGACATTCGAGAACGATTCCTTACTCATTACGGTTGATGCCCCCGAGCCGCTGCCTGTACTGCCGGCAGCGGTCGAAGTCGCCGTATACCGCATCGCATCCGAGGCGTTGACCAATGTGCAAAAGCACGCGTCCGCCGATCGATGCACGGTTCGGATCCAAGTCGGCGAAGGGGTACGCTTGGAGGTTTCCGACAACGGGGTCGGAGTGCCGTCAACCTACGTTGCAGGAGTAGGGATATTTTCGATGATGGAGAGAGCTTCGGAAATCGGGGGAACTTTCGAGATGAGTTCCAAGCCCGGTAAAGGGACTCGAATCTCAGTTACAGTACCGACGACAGGAGAGATCAATCAATGACAGAGAAGATTCGTATTCTGATCGCGGACGATCATCCCTTGTTTCGAAAAGGGCTGAGAGCGATGCTGGAAAGTCAAGACCGGATGGAGGTCATTGGGGAAGCCGCGAACGGGGCAGAAGCTGTGGAGCTTGCCCTAGCGAACAAACCCGATGTCGTGCTCATGGACCTGCAGATGCCCGGAGGCGGGGGGATCGCGTCTACCCGACGAATCAGGGATGGCATGCCGTCGATTAAAGTGTTGGTGCTTACTTTATTCGAGGACAACGAATCCGTATTTATGTCGCTTCGCGCCGGAGCGTCGGGTTATATTCTGAAAGATGCGGAGGAAGAGGAAGTGTTCAGGGCCATACTTGCCGTTGCCAATGGAGAGGCCATCTTCAGCCCTGCCGTCGCTTCCCGCGTTCTTGCCTTCTTCTCCAATAAGCATATCTCGGCGCCGAAGGAAATCTTCCCCATGCTGACGGAGCGGGAGCGGGAAATTCTCGTACTCCTTGCGAAAGGGAAATCGAATTCAGGAATTGCAAAGGAACTCCGCCTTAGCGTAAA belongs to Paenibacillus antri and includes:
- a CDS encoding response regulator, coding for MTEKIRILIADDHPLFRKGLRAMLESQDRMEVIGEAANGAEAVELALANKPDVVLMDLQMPGGGGIASTRRIRDGMPSIKVLVLTLFEDNESVFMSLRAGASGYILKDAEEEEVFRAILAVANGEAIFSPAVASRVLAFFSNKHISAPKEIFPMLTEREREILVLLAKGKSNSGIAKELRLSVKTVSNYVSNIFNKLQVADRAEAMLRAKEAGL